In Saccharothrix violaceirubra, the following are encoded in one genomic region:
- a CDS encoding ABC transporter permease: MADRTYLRLVGARLRGQLAYRRSFLIQCLGQAVGQFAELVLILVMFTRVDALGGFAVTEVLLVYSFAGLSFALADLFVGQIDELPNHVRTGSFDTLLLRPLGTLGQIVVSEFQIRRVGRILSALGMLVFALWHNDIAWSPATVALITVTPAAGAVIFASVWVAAGSVCFWLVEGRELSATVTYGNNAFTSYPVSAYSGWIRWFLGYVAGGAFVAYYPALALLDRADPLGGPAFLGWISPLVALVAASLAGLVWRFAVRHYRGTGS, from the coding sequence GTGGCTGACCGGACCTACCTCCGGCTGGTCGGCGCGCGACTGCGCGGCCAGCTCGCGTACCGGCGCTCGTTCCTGATCCAGTGCCTGGGCCAGGCCGTCGGCCAGTTCGCCGAGCTGGTGCTGATCCTGGTGATGTTCACGCGGGTCGACGCGCTCGGCGGGTTCGCCGTCACCGAGGTGCTGCTGGTCTACTCGTTCGCCGGGTTGTCGTTCGCGCTCGCCGACCTGTTCGTGGGCCAGATCGACGAGCTGCCCAACCACGTGCGCACCGGCTCGTTCGACACGTTGTTGCTGCGTCCGCTGGGCACGCTCGGGCAGATCGTGGTGTCCGAGTTCCAGATCCGCCGGGTGGGGCGCATCCTCTCGGCGCTGGGCATGCTCGTGTTCGCCTTGTGGCACAACGACATCGCGTGGTCGCCGGCGACCGTCGCGCTGATCACCGTGACGCCCGCGGCGGGTGCGGTGATCTTCGCGTCGGTGTGGGTCGCGGCCGGGTCGGTGTGCTTCTGGCTGGTGGAGGGGCGCGAACTGTCGGCCACGGTGACCTACGGCAACAACGCGTTCACGTCCTACCCGGTCAGCGCCTACAGCGGGTGGATCCGCTGGTTCCTGGGCTACGTCGCGGGCGGCGCGTTCGTCGCCTACTACCCCGCGCTGGCCCTGCTCGACCGCGCGGACCCGTTGGGCGGACCGGCTTTCCTGGGCTGGATCTCGCCGCTCGTCGCGCTCGTGGCCGCGTCGCTGGCCGGCCTGGTGTGGCGCTTCGCCGTCCGGCACTACCGAGGGACTGGATCATGA